CCAAGCGCATCGTCGACGGGCAGGTGCCCGACCTGCTGGCGCAGAGCGTGGTCTACTCCCTCGATCTCGGCGCGCTGCTGGCCGGTACCAAGTACCGCGGCGATTTCGAGAAGCGCTTCAAGGCGCTGCTCGGCGAGCTGCGCAAGCGCCCGCAGGCGATCCTGTTCATCGACGAGATCCACACCATCATCGGCGCCGGTGCGGCCTCCGGTGGCGTGATGGATGCGTCCAACCTGCTCAAGCCGCTGCTGTCGTCCGGTGAGATCCGTTGCATCGGCTCGACCACCTTCCAGGAGTTCCGTGGCATCTTCGAGAAGGATCGCGCCCTGGCGCGGCGCTTCCAGAAAGTCGACGTCACCGAGCCGTCGGTGGAGGACACCGTGGGCATCCTGCGCGGGCTCAAGGGCCGCTTCGAGAGCCACCACAACATCGAGTACAGCGACGAGGCCCTGCGCGCCGCCGCCGAACTGGCCTCGCGCTACATCAACGACCGGCATATGCCCGACAAGGCCATCGACGTGATCGACGAGGCCGGCGCCTACCAGCGCCTGCAGCCGGAAGCCAATCGGGTCAAGCGCATCGACGTGCCGCAGGTCGAGGATATCGTCGCCAAGATCGCGCGGATTCCGCCGAAGCACGTCACCAGCTCCGACAAGGAGCTGCTGCGCAACCTCGAGCGTGACCTGAAACTGACCGTGTTCGGCCAGGATGCGGCGATCGACTCGCTGGCCACCGCCATCAAGCTGTCCCGTGCCGGCCTCAAGGCGCCGGACAAGCCAGTCGGCTCGTTCCTGTTCGCCGGCCCCACCGGCGTGGGCAAGACCGAGGCCGCCCGTCAGCTGGCCAAGGCCCTGGGCGTGGAACTGGTGCGCTTCGACATGTCCGAGTACATGGAGCGGCATACCGTGTCGCGCCTGATCGGTGCGCCGCCCGGCTATGTCGGGTTCGACCAGGGCGGTCTGCTGACCGAGGCCATCACCAAGCAACCGCACTGCGTGCTGCTGCTCGACGAGATCGAGAAGGCCCACCCGGAAGTCTTCAACCTGCTGCTGCAGGTAATGGATCACGGGACCCTGACCGACAACAACGGGCGCAAGGCGGACTTCCGCAACGTGATCCTGATCATGACCACCAACGCCGGCGCCGAAACCGCCGCGCGGGCCTCGATCGGCTTCACCCACCAGGACCACTCGTCCGACGCGATGGAGGTCATCCGCAAGAGCTTCACGCCGGAGTTCCGCAACCGCCTGGATACCATCATCCAGTTCGGCCGCCTGTCTCACGAGACGATCAAGAGCATCGTCGACAAGTTCCTCATCGAACTGCAGGCGCAGCTGGAAGACAAGCGTGTGCTGCTGGAGGTCACCGACGCCGCCCGCGGCTGGCTGGCGGCCTCGGGCTACGACGTGCAGATGGGCGCACGGCCGATGGCGCGGCTGATCCAGGACAAGATCAAGCGGCCGCTGGCCGAGGAGATCCTGTTTGGCGAGCTGGCCGAGCACGGTGGTGTGGTGCATATCGACCTGCGCGATGGCGAGCTGGTGTTCGATTACGAGACCACGGCTGAAGTAGCGTAAGGCTGGGGCTGCACAGCAGCCCCGTTTTATGGAAGCCCACAAAAAAGCCCGGCACATTGGCCGGGCTTTTTCATGGCTGGAGCTTAGCGCGCACGGTAGGTGATGCGGCCCTTGCTCAGGTCATACGGCGTCAGTTCGACGCGGACCTTGTCGCCAGTGAGAATACGGATGTAGTTCTTGCGCATTTTGCCAGAGATATGCGCGGTAACGACGTGCCCGTTTTCCAACTCCACGCGGAACATGGTGTTGGGCAGGGTGTCGACGACAGTGCCTTCCATTTCGAAGCTGTCTTCTTTCGACATGCAGTAAAGCCCTCGGTATCCAGTGATGGCCCGACGCACGACTGCACCGGGCAAAAAAAGTGGCGTGGATTATGCCCGAAATTTGTGTTTCAAGCCAATGCCTTTCAGTTGAGGGTGACCCAGCGCTGGTTGATCAGCAGTTCGATGGGGCGATACTGGGTTTTGTAATTCATTTTCTTGCAGTTCTTGATCCAGTAACCGAGGTACACCGCCTCGAGGTCCTGGCGCAGGGCCTCGGTGATCTGCCAGAGGATGGCATAGCGCCCCAGGCTGCGGCGCTCCTCGTCGGGCTCGTAGAAGGTGTACACCGCTGACAGCCCATTGGGCAGCAGGTCGCACACCGCCACGGCCAGCAGCCGGCCCTCCAGGCGGAACTCGTAGAACCAGCAGAACGGCAGGTCGCGGACCAGGAAGGTGGAGAACTGGTCGCGGCTGGGCGGGTACATGTCGCCGTCGGCGTGGCGCTGCTCGATATAGCGCCGGTACAGGTCGAAGTATTCTTCCTTGAAGGACGGGCGGGCGGCGGTGACGGTCAGGTCGGCGTTGCGCTTGAGGATTCGGCGCTGCTGGCGGTTGGGAATGAAGCGCGCCGCCGGGATGCGCGCCGGCACGCAGGCGTTGCATTGCTGGCAATGCGGGCGATAGAGGTGATCGCCGCTGCGGCGAAAGCCCATCTCCGACAGGTCGGCATAGACGTGCACGTCCATCGGCTGGCTCGGGTCGAGAAACAGCGTGGTCGCCTGCTCATCCGGCAGGTAGCTGCAGGAGTGGGGTTGAGTGGCATAGAACTTCAACCGCGCCAGCTCTGTCATGATCAACCCCTTAGGTGAGACGTTGTCTCTAAGTGTAAGCCAGCTCCGGGAACTCGCCTAGGCAACCCAGTTGGCGCTGCTGGGCTGATCCAGGTACCGCGCCAGGTGGTTGGCGAACTCGACCCGGCTGATGGCGCGGGCGCCCAGGCTGTGCAGGTGGTCGGTGGGCATCTGGCAGTCGATCAGCACGAAGCCGGCCTGCCTGAGGTGTTCGACCAAGGTCACGAAGCCCACCTTGGAGGCGTTGTCGGCGCGGCTGAACATCGATTCGCCGAAGAACAGCCGACCCATGGCCAGGCCGTAGAGGCCGCCGACCAGCTCGCCGTCGCGACGCACCTCCACCGAATGGGCGATGCCGCGGCGGTGCAGCTCGCAGTAGGCGGCGCGCATGTTGTCGGTGATCCAGGTGCCGTCGGCATAGTTCCGCGGCGCGGCGCAGGCGGCGATCACCGCCGCGAAATCGCTGTCGAAGCTCACCTGGTAGCGGCCCTGGCGGATCAGCTTGGCCAGCGAGCGCGAGACGTGCAGCTCGTCCGGGAACAACACGGTGCGCGGGTCGGGCGACCACCAGAGGATCGGCTGGCCGTCCTGGTACCAGGGGAAGCAGCCGTGGCGATAGGCCGCGACAAGGCGGTCCGGGGTCAGGTCGCCGCCGGCGGCAAGCAGGCCGTTGGGGTCGTGCAGGGCCTTTTCCAGGGGTGGGAAGGTCAGCGAGTCGCGGGTCAGCCAGGTGAGCATGGGGTTCTTGAGCGGCGGGGGAGGGGAGAGGGCAGCATGGCGTGGGTTAAGAATGAGGTCAACGCCTTGCCAGATCGACAAATTGCCTTCGGCTTCGGCAGCGCCAGGCACCATCTGGCGCTTTTGCTGTCATACCTGTGCAAAAACACAGCATAAGCCTTTGTCACAAAAGAAAATGCATGCTCAAATTGCAACTATATGAAAGTAGCCCCCGTTCGCGCCCCACACGGCGTGCCGCCATGGCGGCTGGCGGGCAGTAATGTTAAAAGTAGTGGTTCATTGGCCAGTGACCGGCCAATCACTATTGGACGCGCAGCACGCGCAGGAATAGACGCGTTTTGAAGAAATCCACCGCAACTCCAGCCCCCTTGCCAGTGCCCCTGTGGCGGCAACAGCTGCACTATCGCCTGAAGGAAGGTGCGCTGATCGCCGTCGGCGCCCTGTGCCTGTACCTGTGGATGGCACTGGTCACCTACGACACCGCCGATCCGGGCTTCAGCCACACCAGCAACGCCGAGCAGGTGCAGAACGCCGCCGGCCGCGCCGGGGCCTACTTCGCCGATATCCTGTTCATGGTGCTCGGCTACTTCGCCTATATCTTCCCGCTGCTGCTGGCGATCAAGACCTGGCAGATCTTTCGCGAGCGTCACCAGCCCTGGCAGTGGAGCGGCTGGCTGTTCTCCTGGCGCCTGATCGGCCTGGTGTTCCTGGTGTTGTCGGGCGCGGCATTGGCGCATATCCACTTCCACCCACCGGCGAGCATGCCGTTCTCCGCCGGTGGTGCCCTGGGCGAGAGCCTCGGCGATCTGGCGCGCAACCTGCTCAACGTGCAGGGTAGCACGCTGATGTTCATCGCCCTGTTCCTGTTCGGCCTGACCGTGTTTACCGACCTTTCCTGGTTCAAGGTGATGGACATCACCGGCAAGATCACCCTCGACCTGTTCGAGCTGGTGCAGGGCGCCGCCAACCGCTGGTGGGAGGCGCGCAACGAGCGCAAGCGCCTGGTGGCGCAGCTGCGCGAGGTGGACGAGCAGGTCGACGAAGTGGTCGCCCCGGTGGTCGCCGACAAGCGCGAGCAGGTCAAGGCCCGCGAACGCATCATCGAGCGCGACGAGGCGCTGACCAAGCACATCGCCCAGCGTGAACAGCAACCAGCCCCGGTGATCAACCTGCCGACTCCGTCGGTCAAGGCGCCGGAGCCGAGCAAGCGGGTGATGAAGGAGAAGCAGGCGCCGTTGTTCGTCGACAGCGCCGTCGAAGGCACGCTGCCGTCGATCTCCATCCTCGACCCGGCCGAACAGAAGAAGGTCGAGTACTCGCCCGAATCCCTGGCCGCTGTCGGCCACCTGCTGGAAATCAAGCTGAAGGAATTCGGCGTGGAGGTCTCGGTCGACTCGATCCACCCGGGCCCGGTGATCACCCGCTATGAGATCCAGCCGGCCGCGGGCGTCAAGGTCAGCCGTATCGCCAACCTGGCCAAGGACCTGGCGCGTTCCCTGGCGGTGACCAGCGTGCGCGTGGTCGAGGTTATTCCCGGCAAGACCACCGTGGGTATCGAGATTCCCAACGAAAACCGCCAGATGGTGCGCTTCTCCGAGGTGCTGTCGTCGGCGCAATTCGACGAGAACAAGTCGCCGGTCACCCTGGCCCTGGGCCACGATATTGGCGGCAAGCCGGTGATCACCGACCTTGCCAAGATGCCGCACCTGCTGGTGGCCGGTACTACCGGTTCTGGTAAGTCGGTGGGCGTGAACGCGATGATCCTGTCGATCCTGTTCAAGTCGGGCCCGGAAGACGCGCGGCTGATCATGATCGACCCGAAAATGCTCGAGCTGTCGATCTACGAAGGCATTCCGCACCTGTTGTGCCCAGTGGTCACCGACATGAAGGACGCCGCCAACGCCCTGCGCTGGAGCGTCGCCGAGATGGAGCGCCGCTACAAGCTGATGGCGGCCATGGGCGTGCGTAACCTGGCCGGCTTCAACCGCAAGATCAAGGATGCCCAGGAGGCCGGCGAGATCATCCACGACCCGCTGTACCGTCGCGAAAGCATGGATGACGAGCCGCCGGCGCTGAAAACCCTGCCGACCATCGTGGTGGTGGTCGACGAATTCGCCGACATGATGATGATCGTCGGCAAGAAGGTCGAAGAGCTGATCGCACGTATCGCCCAAAAGGCCCGTGCAGCCGGTATCCACTTGATCCTGGCCACCCAGCGCCCGTCGGTGGACGTGATCACCGGCCTGATCAAGGCCAATATCCCGACCCGCATGGCATTTCAGGTATCGAGCAAGATCGACTCGCGGACCATCATCGACCAGGGTGGCGCCGAACAGCTGCTCGGCCACGGTGACATGCTCTACATGCCGCCGGGCACCAGCCTGCCGATTCGCGTGCATGGCGCGTTCGTTTCCGACGACGAGGTGCATCGCACGGTCGAGGCCTGGAAGCTGCGCGGCGCGCCGGACTACAACGATGACATCCTCAACGGCGTCGAGGAGGCCGGCAGCGGCTTCGACGGCGGCGGTGGCGGTGGCGGCGATGGCGACGACCCGGAAGCCGACGCGCTCTACGACGAAGCCGTGCAGTTCGTGCTGGAAAGCCGCCGGGCGTCGATCTCGGCGGTGCAGCGCAAGCTCAAGATCGGTTACAACCGCGCCGCGCGGATGATCGAGTCGATGGAGATGGCCGGCGTGGTCACGCCGATGAACAGCAACGGCTCGCGGGAAGTGATTGCCCCGGGCGGCCCGCGCGACTGATGAACAACCTGCCGGGCGCCATTGATGACGCCCGGCCCCTCCACTGTGCAATGAGGATTTCCATGCGCGCGATTCGCATGCTGTTGGTTTCTGCCCTGGCTACGGCCAGCCTGTCGGCCCAGGCCGGCGAACAGGACGTCCAGCGCCTGACGCAATTGCTGGAAAAGTCGCAGACCATCGAAGCCAATTTCTCCCAGCTGACCCTGGATGCCGGTGGCACCAGCCTGCAGGAGACCAACGGCAAGATGACCGTCAAGCGCCCGGGCCTGTTCTACTGGCACACCGATGCGCCGCAGGAGCAGGTAGTGGTGTCTGACGGCAAGAACGTCACCCTGTGGGACCCGGACCTCGAGCAGGCGACTATCAAGAAGCTCGACGTGCGCCTGAACCAGACCCCGGCGCTGCTGCTGTCCGGCGATGTGTCGAAGATCAGCCAGAGCTTCGACATCACCTCCAAGGAGCAGGGCGAAGTGATGGACTTCACCTTGAAACCCAAGACCAAGGACACCCTGTTCGACTCGCTGCGCGTGTCGTTCCGCAGGGGCCTGATCAATGACATGCAGCTGATCGACAGCGTCGGCCAGCGCACCAATATCCTGTTCAATGGCGTCAAGGCCAACCAGGCGGTGCCGGACAGCAAGTTCCAGTTCGACATCCCCAAGGGCGCTGACGTCATCAAGGAGTAAGCGGAGCCTGTGATGGACCTGTTTCGAAGCGAACCCGTCGCCCAGCCCTTGGCCGCCCGCCTGCGTCCGTCCAACCTGGACGAGTACGTCGGCCAGGAGCACTTGCTGGCGCGCGGCAAGCCGCTGCGCGAGGCGCTGGAGCAGGGTGCGTTGCACTCGATGATCTTCTGGGGGCCGCCGGGGGTGGGCAAGACCACCCTGGCGCGGCTGCTGGCGCAGTTCTGCGACGCCCACTTCGAAACGGTGTCGGCGGTGCTGGCCGGTGTCAAGGAGATCCGCCAGGCGGTCGAGGTGGCGAAGCAGCAGGCCGGCCAGTATGGCCGGCGCACCATCCTGTTCGTCGACGAGGTGCACCGCTTCAACAAGTCGCAACAGGATGCCTTCCTGCCCTACGTGGAGGACGGCACGCTGATCTTCATCGGCGCCACCACCGAGAACCCGTCGTTCGAGCTGAACAACGCGCTGCTGTCGCGGGCGCGGGTCTACGTGCTCAAGAGCCTGGACGAGGCGGCGCTGCGCAAGCTGGTCGATCGCGCCCTGAGCGAGGAGCGCGGCCTGGGCAAGCGCAACCTGCGGGTGGGTGATGAGGCGTTCAAGATGCTCATGGCCGCCGCCGACGGCGATGGCCGGCGCATGCTCAATTTCCTCGAGAATGCCTCGGACCTGGCCGAAGACGGCGGCGAGATCGGCGTCGAGCTGCTGCAGAGCCTGCTCGGCGACAGCCGTCGGCGTTTCGACAAGGGCGGTGAAGCGTTCTACGACCAGATTTCCGCGCTGCACAAATCGGTGCGCGGCTCCAATCCGGACGGTGCGTTGTACTGGTACGCGCGCATGCTCGACGGCGGCTGCGACCCACTGTACATCGCCCGCCGCGTGGTGCGCATGGCCAGCGAGGACATCGGCAATGCCGACCCCCGCGCCCTGAGCCTGTGCTTGGCGGCGTGGGACGTGCAGGAGCGCCTGGGCAGCCCCGAAGGCGAGCTGGCGGTGGCCCAGGCCATCACCTACATCGCCTGCGCGCCGAAGAGCAACGCGGTGTACGTGGGCTTCAAGGCGGCCATGCGCGAGGCCGCCGAGCACGGTTCGCTGGAAGTACCGCTGCACCTGCGCAACGCGCCGACCAAGCTGATGAAGCAACTGGGCTATGGCGAGGAGTACCGCTATGCCCACGACGAGCCGGACGCCTACGCCGCCGGCGAGGACTATTTCCCCGAACAGCTCGAGCCGCGCCAGTACTATCAACCGGTGCCGAGGGGGCTTGAGCTGAAGATCGGCGAGAAGCTCAAGCACCTGGCCGAGCTGGACCGCAACAGCCCTCGTCAGCGGAGAAAACCGTGATCGCACTCATCGCTGCCGTCAGCGCTGGCGGGATTGCCGGCACGCTGCTGCGCTTCGCCACCGCCAACTGGGTCGCGGCCCACTGGCCACGGCACTTCTATGCCGGTACGCTGGCGGTCAACCTGGTCGGCTGCCTGCTGATCGGCCTGCTCTACGGGCTGTTCCTGCACAAGCCGCTGGCGCCGGTCGAACTGCGCGCCGGGCTGATCGTCGGCTTTCTCGGCGGTTTGACCACTTTTTCCTCCTTCTCGCTCGATACCGTGCGCCTGATGGAAAGCGGGCAGGTCCCGTTGGCCTTGGGCTATACCATTATCAGCGTGGTGGGCGGCCTGCTCGCGACCTGGGCCGGCCTGTCCCTGACCCGATTCTGAACCAACATCTACACATAACGAGAGAACGACATGCTCGATTCCAAACAGTTACGCACTGAACTTCAGGCAGTGGCGGACCGCCTGGCCACCCGTGGCTTCAGCCTGGATGTCGCGCGCATCGAATCGCTGGAAGAGCGCCGCAAATCGGTGCAGACCCGCACCGAGCAACTGCAGGCCGAGCGTAACGCCCGTTCCAAATCGATCGGCCAGGCCAAGGCCAAGGGCGAGGACATCGCACCGCTGATGGCTGACGTCGAGCGCATGGCCAATGAGCTGGCCGCCGGCAAGACTGAACTGGACGGTATCCAGGCCGAGCTGGACGGCATCCTGCTGACCATCCCCAACCTGCCGGACGCCAGCGTGCCGGTCGGCGCCAGCGAAGACGACAACGTCGAAGTGCGCCGCTGGGGGACCCCGACCACCTTCGACTTCGAGATCAAGGACCACGTCGCCCTGGGCGAAGTCAGCGGTGGCCTGGACTTCGAGGCCGCGGCCAAGCTCTCCGGCGCCCGCTTCGCCGTGCTGCGCGGCCCGATCGCCCGCCTGCACCGCGCCCTGGCGCAGTTCATGATCAACCTGCACACCGGCGAGCACGGCTACGAGGAACACTACACCCCGTACCTGGTGCAGGCTCCGGCCCTACAAGGCACCGGCCAGCTGCCGAAGTTCGAGGAAGACCTGTTCAAGATCAGCCGCGAAGGCGAGGCCGACTTCTACCTGATCCCGACTGCCGAAG
This window of the Pseudomonas mosselii genome carries:
- the aat gene encoding leucyl/phenylalanyl-tRNA--protein transferase, with translation MLTWLTRDSLTFPPLEKALHDPNGLLAAGGDLTPDRLVAAYRHGCFPWYQDGQPILWWSPDPRTVLFPDELHVSRSLAKLIRQGRYQVSFDSDFAAVIAACAAPRNYADGTWITDNMRAAYCELHRRGIAHSVEVRRDGELVGGLYGLAMGRLFFGESMFSRADNASKVGFVTLVEHLRQAGFVLIDCQMPTDHLHSLGARAISRVEFANHLARYLDQPSSANWVA
- the lolA gene encoding outer membrane lipoprotein chaperone LolA, which produces MRAIRMLLVSALATASLSAQAGEQDVQRLTQLLEKSQTIEANFSQLTLDAGGTSLQETNGKMTVKRPGLFYWHTDAPQEQVVVSDGKNVTLWDPDLEQATIKKLDVRLNQTPALLLSGDVSKISQSFDITSKEQGEVMDFTLKPKTKDTLFDSLRVSFRRGLINDMQLIDSVGQRTNILFNGVKANQAVPDSKFQFDIPKGADVIKE
- a CDS encoding replication-associated recombination protein A — translated: MDLFRSEPVAQPLAARLRPSNLDEYVGQEHLLARGKPLREALEQGALHSMIFWGPPGVGKTTLARLLAQFCDAHFETVSAVLAGVKEIRQAVEVAKQQAGQYGRRTILFVDEVHRFNKSQQDAFLPYVEDGTLIFIGATTENPSFELNNALLSRARVYVLKSLDEAALRKLVDRALSEERGLGKRNLRVGDEAFKMLMAAADGDGRRMLNFLENASDLAEDGGEIGVELLQSLLGDSRRRFDKGGEAFYDQISALHKSVRGSNPDGALYWYARMLDGGCDPLYIARRVVRMASEDIGNADPRALSLCLAAWDVQERLGSPEGELAVAQAITYIACAPKSNAVYVGFKAAMREAAEHGSLEVPLHLRNAPTKLMKQLGYGEEYRYAHDEPDAYAAGEDYFPEQLEPRQYYQPVPRGLELKIGEKLKHLAELDRNSPRQRRKP
- the clpA gene encoding ATP-dependent Clp protease ATP-binding subunit ClpA; protein product: MLNRELEVTLNLAFKEARSKRHEFMTVEHLLLALLDNEAAATVLRACGANLDKLKHDLQEFIDSTTPLIPVHDEDRETQPTLGFQRVLQRAVFHVQSSGKREVTGANVLVAIFSEQESQAVFLLKQQSVARIDVVNYIAHGISKVPGHGSHNESEQDMQDEEGGEASSSSNPLDAYASNLNELARAGRIDPLVGREQEVERVAQILARRRKNNPLLVGEAGVGKTAIAEGLAKRIVDGQVPDLLAQSVVYSLDLGALLAGTKYRGDFEKRFKALLGELRKRPQAILFIDEIHTIIGAGAASGGVMDASNLLKPLLSSGEIRCIGSTTFQEFRGIFEKDRALARRFQKVDVTEPSVEDTVGILRGLKGRFESHHNIEYSDEALRAAAELASRYINDRHMPDKAIDVIDEAGAYQRLQPEANRVKRIDVPQVEDIVAKIARIPPKHVTSSDKELLRNLERDLKLTVFGQDAAIDSLATAIKLSRAGLKAPDKPVGSFLFAGPTGVGKTEAARQLAKALGVELVRFDMSEYMERHTVSRLIGAPPGYVGFDQGGLLTEAITKQPHCVLLLDEIEKAHPEVFNLLLQVMDHGTLTDNNGRKADFRNVILIMTTNAGAETAARASIGFTHQDHSSDAMEVIRKSFTPEFRNRLDTIIQFGRLSHETIKSIVDKFLIELQAQLEDKRVLLEVTDAARGWLAASGYDVQMGARPMARLIQDKIKRPLAEEILFGELAEHGGVVHIDLRDGELVFDYETTAEVA
- the ftsK gene encoding DNA translocase FtsK — protein: MKKSTATPAPLPVPLWRQQLHYRLKEGALIAVGALCLYLWMALVTYDTADPGFSHTSNAEQVQNAAGRAGAYFADILFMVLGYFAYIFPLLLAIKTWQIFRERHQPWQWSGWLFSWRLIGLVFLVLSGAALAHIHFHPPASMPFSAGGALGESLGDLARNLLNVQGSTLMFIALFLFGLTVFTDLSWFKVMDITGKITLDLFELVQGAANRWWEARNERKRLVAQLREVDEQVDEVVAPVVADKREQVKARERIIERDEALTKHIAQREQQPAPVINLPTPSVKAPEPSKRVMKEKQAPLFVDSAVEGTLPSISILDPAEQKKVEYSPESLAAVGHLLEIKLKEFGVEVSVDSIHPGPVITRYEIQPAAGVKVSRIANLAKDLARSLAVTSVRVVEVIPGKTTVGIEIPNENRQMVRFSEVLSSAQFDENKSPVTLALGHDIGGKPVITDLAKMPHLLVAGTTGSGKSVGVNAMILSILFKSGPEDARLIMIDPKMLELSIYEGIPHLLCPVVTDMKDAANALRWSVAEMERRYKLMAAMGVRNLAGFNRKIKDAQEAGEIIHDPLYRRESMDDEPPALKTLPTIVVVVDEFADMMMIVGKKVEELIARIAQKARAAGIHLILATQRPSVDVITGLIKANIPTRMAFQVSSKIDSRTIIDQGGAEQLLGHGDMLYMPPGTSLPIRVHGAFVSDDEVHRTVEAWKLRGAPDYNDDILNGVEEAGSGFDGGGGGGGDGDDPEADALYDEAVQFVLESRRASISAVQRKLKIGYNRAARMIESMEMAGVVTPMNSNGSREVIAPGGPRD
- the crcB gene encoding fluoride efflux transporter CrcB, which gives rise to MIALIAAVSAGGIAGTLLRFATANWVAAHWPRHFYAGTLAVNLVGCLLIGLLYGLFLHKPLAPVELRAGLIVGFLGGLTTFSSFSLDTVRLMESGQVPLALGYTIISVVGGLLATWAGLSLTRF
- the serS gene encoding serine--tRNA ligase, which encodes MLDSKQLRTELQAVADRLATRGFSLDVARIESLEERRKSVQTRTEQLQAERNARSKSIGQAKAKGEDIAPLMADVERMANELAAGKTELDGIQAELDGILLTIPNLPDASVPVGASEDDNVEVRRWGTPTTFDFEIKDHVALGEVSGGLDFEAAAKLSGARFAVLRGPIARLHRALAQFMINLHTGEHGYEEHYTPYLVQAPALQGTGQLPKFEEDLFKISREGEADFYLIPTAEVSLTNLVAGEILDAKQLPLKLVAHTPCFRSEAGASGRDTRGMIRQHQFDKVEMVQVVEPSKSMEALEGLTANAERVLQLLELPYRVLALCTGDMGFGAVKTYDLEVWVPSQDKYREISSCSNCGDFQARRMQARWRNPETGKPELVHTLNGSGLAVGRTLVAVLENYQQADGSIRVPEVLKPYMGGVEVIR
- the infA gene encoding translation initiation factor IF-1 codes for the protein MSKEDSFEMEGTVVDTLPNTMFRVELENGHVVTAHISGKMRKNYIRILTGDKVRVELTPYDLSKGRITYRAR
- a CDS encoding arginyltransferase translates to MTELARLKFYATQPHSCSYLPDEQATTLFLDPSQPMDVHVYADLSEMGFRRSGDHLYRPHCQQCNACVPARIPAARFIPNRQQRRILKRNADLTVTAARPSFKEEYFDLYRRYIEQRHADGDMYPPSRDQFSTFLVRDLPFCWFYEFRLEGRLLAVAVCDLLPNGLSAVYTFYEPDEERRSLGRYAILWQITEALRQDLEAVYLGYWIKNCKKMNYKTQYRPIELLINQRWVTLN